The following proteins are encoded in a genomic region of Zea mays cultivar B73 chromosome 9, Zm-B73-REFERENCE-NAM-5.0, whole genome shotgun sequence:
- the LOC103639802 gene encoding L-type lectin-domain containing receptor kinase IX.1, whose product MALHRSFLIFTVMSSFATLTAVVVCGQVQHYYTAYHPYCSTTGNYSTGSPYQVNLVKLMGELPSIALANRGFQVDTAGEHPSTVFGLAMCYADTSWTACRPCLEAGAAGVQQACPFGREMKALYDEVCLLRYSDQPFFSAADVDVAFYVWQKDSVVAAADVPAFNATRWRLMARLAAEAAVSSLRLANGSEAYAAEAEDSRGAGAQQVAVPVHGLVQCTRDLNASECTRCLTSFLAGLSSSLPNYTYGTAKGYSCYMAYRVGDKLDITIPPPALVASSPPPLPSTTTSPLPDRTPTAALVAGVSVSSAAVFIVSAGVSIWLLLRRRRRRQKAREQELRAFDGDYNYNDEEEPLQDEFEKGTGPRRFRYRELAMATGFFSDEEKLGEGGFGSVYHGYLKDMGIHVAIKRVSKGSKQGRKEYISEVRIISRLRHRNLVQLIGWCHGGGELLLVYEFMPNGSLDTHIHNHDKVLPWHLRHEIVLGIGSALLYLHQDWEQCVVHRDIKPSNVVLDASFNAKLGDFGLARLVDHDRESHTTALAGTMGYMDPECMVTGTACAVSDVYSFGVVALETACGRRPVVVLRETQQGSEATAGHTHLVRWVWEHYGRGRVVDAADARLSGEFDRSEVERVMVTALWCAHPDRSLRPSIRQAVNVLRLEAPLPILPAKMPVATFVPPAHGLLSEAMAIVTDSGSSGSGTTSSSTVLAPQESSPTPR is encoded by the coding sequence ATGGCTCTTCATCGGAGCTTCCTTATCTTCACCGTCATGTCGTCGTTTGCCACCCTTACTGCAGTTGTGGTGTGTGGCCAGGTCCAGCACTACTACACGGCTTACCACCCTTACTGCTCCACGACGGGAAACTACAGCACCGGCAGTCCGTACCAGGTCAACCTAGTGAAGCTAATGGGCGAGCTCCCCTCGATCGCCCTCGCCAACCGCGGTTTCCAGGTCGACACGGCCGGCGAGCACCCCAGCACGGTGTTCGGCCTCGCCATGTGCTACGCGGACACCAGCTGGACCGCGTGCCGCCCCTGCCTCGAGGCCGGGGCCGCCGGGGTGCAGCAGGCGTGCCCGTTCGGCCGGGAGATGAAGGCCCTATACGACGAGGTCTGCCTCCTGCGCTACTCCGACCAGCCCTTCTTCTCGGCCGCCGACGTCGACGTCGCGTTCTACGTCTGGCAGAAGGActccgtcgtcgccgccgccgacGTGCCCGCCTTCAACGCCACGCGGTGGAGGCTGATGGCGCGGCTCGCCGCCGAGGCTGCCGTCTCCTCGCTGCGGCTGGCGAACGGGAGCGAAGCGTACGCCGCGGAGGCGGAGGACTCGCGGGGAGCCGGCGCCCAGCAGGTCGCCGTGCCCGTGCACGGGCTGGTGCAGTGCACCAGGGACCTTAACGCCAGCGAGTGCACCAGATGCCTCACGAGTTTCCTCGCCGGCCTGTCGAGCTcgctccccaactacacctacggcACCGCCAAGGGCTATAGCTGCTATATGGCTTACAGGGTCGGGGACAAGCTGGACATCACCATTCCGCCGCCGGCACTAGTAGCATCGTCGCCACCGCCGCTGCCATCAACTACCACGTCGCCTCTGCCTGACCGCACGCCGACGGCAGCTCTGGTGGCCGGTGTGTCAGTTAGTTCTGCGGCAGTCTTCATCGTCTCCGCGGGCGTCTCGATTTGGCTCCtgctgcggcggcggcgacgcAGGCAAAAGGCGAGAGAACAAGAACTGCGTGCGTTTGATGGTGACTACAACTACAACGACGAGGAGGAGCCCCTGCAAGACGAATTTGAGAAAGGGACAGGGCCGAGGAGGTTCCGCTACCGCGAGCTGGCCATGGCCACGGGCTTCTTCTCCGACGAGGAGAAGCTCGGCGAAGGAGGCTTTGGGTCGGTGTACCACGGCTACCTCAAGGACATGGGCATTCACGTCGCCATAAAAAGGGTGTCCAAGGGCTCCAAGCAGGGGAGGAAGGAGTACATCTCCGAGGTGAGGATCATAAGCCGGCTGAGGCACCGCAACCTGGTGCAGCTCATCGGCTGGTGCCACGGCGGCGGCGAGCTCTTGCTCGTCTACGAGTTCATGCCCAACGGCAGTCTCGACACTCATATCCACAACCACGACAAAGTACTGCCGTGGCATCTGAGGCATGAGATCGTGCTTGGTATCGGCTCCGCGCTCCTGTACCTGCACCAGGACTGGGAGCAGTGCGTGGTGCACCGTGACATCAAGCCGAGCAACGTCGTGCTGGACGCGTCCTTCAACGCCAAGCTCGGCGACTTCGGGCTGGCGAGGCTGGTCGACCACGACCGGGAGTCCCACACGACGGCGCTCGCCGGCACCATGGGCTACATGGACCCGGAGTGCATGGTCACTGGCACCGCGTGCGCCGTGTCCGACGTGTACAGCTTCGGAGTGGTGGCGCTCGAGACCGCCTGCGGCCGGCGGCCGGTCGTGGTCCTGCGAGAGACGCAGCAAGGGTCAGAAGCCACGGCGGGGCACACGCACCTGGTGCGGTGGGTCTGGGAACACTACGGCCGCGGCAGGGTGGTCGACGCGGCGGACGCGCGGCTGAGCGGCGAGTTCGACAGGTCGGAGGTGGAGCGCGTCATGGTCACCGCGCTGTGGTGCGCGCATCCTGACCGCAGCCTCAGGCCGTCCATCAGGCAGGCCGTCAACGTGCTGCGGCTCGAGGCGCCGCTGCCCATCCTGCCGGCGAAGATGCCGGTCGCGACGTTCGTGCCACCTGCGCACGGTCTCCTGTCTGAAGCAATGGCGATCGTGACCGACAGCGGCAGCTCCGGGAGTGGCACCACAAGCTCCAGCACCGTGTTGGCACCACAGGAATCGTCCCCGACTCCCCGCTGA